The following nucleotide sequence is from Acidobacteriota bacterium.
TAAGCTGGCTAGCATGTCTCCGCCAACCAAAATGATCTTACTATCAATGGCTGAGACAAACTCGCGGGCCTCCTTGGTAAATGAGGACGTGGTGATAAAGATGCCTTTCCTGGCTCGCTGACCTTGCAAAGCCCCAGCGAATTTTTGAATCTCCGGTCTGCCAACGACTCCCTCCCAACGCTTCGCTTGGATATAGATGGCGTCTAATCCCAACCGGTCTTCTTTGATGATGCCGTCAATGCCTCCATCGCCGCTTCGACCGACTGCCTTTCCGGCATCTTGCCGAGAACCGCCGTAACCCATAGCGAGAAGGAGATCAATAACGAGTTGTTCAAAAAACTCAGGAGCGCATTCTTTTACTCTCCGTATAAGGTCGGCAGCCAACTCCTCGCGAATCTGCTGATAGCCAAGTGCAATATGTTCTTCTGGTGTTAGGCCATTAACTTGGGGGACAGTCTCAGGCTCGTTCTCTAATTTGGACGAAAATCTGAACTCCCGGTGACCTGGAAACTTGTCCAAAAACTTGAGATCAACTCGCTTAGGATTTTGCGTAAGAACCTCGCGCCCTCGATCTGTAATTCGGTAAATCCCCCGTCGCGGAGACTCGATAAGGCCGGCTCGTTTGAAGTGTGCCTTAGCCCAGGCAACACGGTTACGAAAGACTGTTTGTTGGCCACTTGGGAGTAGTTGCGTTCGTTCGGCATCGGTCAGGTTGAACTCATTTGCAAGTGCATCAATGGTTTCTTGGTTGATTCGCTCTACTCCATCGGATAGGTGCCGAAGCAGGGGCAGCATTAGAGTTTGGAAGTCAGGAATGGGCATAAGGTCTTGATCCAGTCAGTTCGTCTGCAAGGCAGTCTTCAACCATTTCTTTTCGGCAGGCAAGTTGTAACAGCGCACTCCCGTCGCGTTGTAAATCGCGTTGATGATCGCCGGTGTCGTCGGAATCGAAGCCAGTTCGCCGACGCCTTTGCCGCCGTAGGGGCCGTCTTTGGTCTCGTGTTCGATGAAAAACGAAATCACTTCCGGCGTCTGGTCAATCGTCGGGATGCGGCATTTGTTGAGCGTGTCGGTTTGGACATAACCATCCTTCATCACGAAGTTTTCCTGCAACGCCATGCCCAAGCCCATCGAGATGCTGCCTTCGACCTGCCCTTGCAACGCCAGCGGATTGATGACGCGCCCGACATCGCTGGCCGCGATAACTTTCAAGACTTTTGTCTCGCCGGTTTTGACATCCACTTCGACCAGCACGGCCTGCGCGCCGAAGCCGAAAGCGAAGTGATGATACGGTTCGCACAGCGGCGCGACGTATTGATAGCTCATCTTCGGCAAGCGGCCCTCGCGCCGCATCAGCCGGACGATTTCAGCAAGTTCGACGCTGTGGCCGTTGTTCTTGATGAGGCCATCGGCAAACAATAGATCATCCGGCGGCGCGCCCAGCATCTCTGCCGCTATGTGCGCGAGCAGCTTGCGGACTTCCTTGCTAGCAAAGCGCGCGGCGTTGCCGGTGACGTAGGTTTGCCGCGAAGCCGTCGTCGCCGCGCAATCCAGCGTGTGATCGGTGTCGGCGACCAGCACGTCAACGTTGGCGTAAGGCACGCCGAGTTCTTCACTGACGACTTGCGCGAGCACGCCGACCAGGCCCTGGCCGATTTCCGCCGCGCCGGCGCGCACGGCGGCGCGCCCGTTGGCGAAGAGTTCGACTTCGGCACCGGCAGCGTCATAAGCGCCGCTACCAAAGCCTGTGTTTTTGTAAGCGCAGGCCACGCCCCAGGCGCGCCGCTTGTCGCCTTCGACGGCCACGAACGGATGTTTCTCCATTTCGGCGGCGACGGTTTCCAGCGCATCGGCCAAGCCGCAGCTTTCGTGCATCACCTGCCCGGCCAGCGTCTGCTTGCCGTAATTCAACACATTGCGGCGGCGGATTTCGACGGGCGAAAGGCCGAGCGCCTCGGCCAGTTGATCCATCTGGCTTTCCATCGCAAAGGCGCTTTGCGTGACGCCGAAGCCGCGAAAGGCACCGGATGGCACGTTGTTAGTGTACATCGCAAAAGTGTCCACCTTGACGTTTTTGACCTCGTAAGCGCCGGCGGCGTGCGTCGTCGCGCGCAACATCACGTGGCTGCTCAATGAAGCATACGCGCCGCCGTCGCCCCAGATTTCGGCTTCGTGCGCGGTGATCGTGCCGTCGCGCTTTGCGCCGGTTTTCATCTTGATGACGGTGGCGTGGCGTTTGGGATGCACCAGCAGCGATTCTTTGCGGCTGAGCACCAGCTTGACCGGACGCTTGGTCAACATTGCCGCGAGTGCGACGTGAATCTGAACGGAAACGTCTTCCTTGCCGCCGAACGCGCCGCCGATCAAACAGTTGATGACGCGGATGCGGTCTTCGGGCAGATTGAGCGAAGCCGCAATTTGCGCGCGGTCGCCGAAGGGAATCTGGCCGCCGCAATAGACCGTGATGCGTCCGGTGGGGTCAGGCACGGCCAGGCCGGCTTCGGGTTCGATGAAGGCGTGTTCGACGGTTTGCGTGTTGTAGTCGCGTTCGATGATGACGTCGGCTTCGGCAAAGCCTTTCGTGATGTCGCCGTTTTCCAGGTGGTAGTGCTTCAGGCAGTTGCCGTGTTCGTTGGGATCGTGATGCGGAACTTGTGCGTGCAAGATTGGCGCGTCCGGCGCGGCGGCTTCTTGCGGGCCGGTGATGACGGGCAGTGGTTCGTACTCGACTTCGATCAGCTTCAGGGCTTCAGCGGCGATAGCTTCTGTTTCGGCAACGACCAGCGCGATGGCGTCGCCGACATAACGCACTTTGTCGTAACACAGCACCGGCCAATCCACTTCGTGAACGCCGCAATCTTTGCGACCGGGGATGTCAGCGGCGGTCAGCACGGCGACGACGCCGGGATGCGCTTTGGCTTTGCTCACATCAACGCTGAGCAGCCGCGCGTGCGGATACTGGCTGCGCAGCGCACGGGCGTAGAGCATTCCGTCAACATACAAATCATCGGCGTAAATTCCTTTGCCGGTGACTTTCTCAACGGCGTCGGGGCGGGGCAACGGCTGGCTGATTGCCTTAAGCGGCTGTTTGACAGCAGGCAGCGGCGCGACGGCTTGCCCGGCGGCTTGTTGCACGGCGCGGATGATCGCGTTGTGGCCGGTGCAGCGGCAGATGTTCCATTTGTGGCCGTCATAAATCTCCTGAAGCGTCGGGTTGGGATTCTTTTCAAGCAAGGCGATGGTCGCCATTACAAAACCCGGCGTGCAAAACCCACACTGAGTTGCGCCCTGATCAATGTAGGCTTGCTGCACGGGATGAAGTGCGCC
It contains:
- a CDS encoding restriction endonuclease, with amino-acid sequence MPIPDFQTLMLPLLRHLSDGVERINQETIDALANEFNLTDAERTQLLPSGQQTVFRNRVAWAKAHFKRAGLIESPRRGIYRITDRGREVLTQNPKRVDLKFLDKFPGHREFRFSSKLENEPETVPQVNGLTPEEHIALGYQQIREELAADLIRRVKECAPEFFEQLVIDLLLAMGYGGSRQDAGKAVGRSGDGGIDGIIKEDRLGLDAIYIQAKRWEGVVGRPEIQKFAGALQGQRARKGIFITTSSFTKEAREFVSAIDSKIILVGGDMLASLMIDHGIGVTEIAAYVVKRIDSDYFGQE
- a CDS encoding molybdopterin-dependent oxidoreductase, encoding MGEKQTFTLTVNGRQHSVSATPQTQLMDVLRDELHLTGTKDGCATGHCGSCMVISNGEAVRSCLVPMKRAGGANIQTIEGVANGALHPVQQAYIDQGATQCGFCTPGFVMATIALLEKNPNPTLQEIYDGHKWNICRCTGHNAIIRAVQQAAGQAVAPLPAVKQPLKAISQPLPRPDAVEKVTGKGIYADDLYVDGMLYARALRSQYPHARLLSVDVSKAKAHPGVVAVLTAADIPGRKDCGVHEVDWPVLCYDKVRYVGDAIALVVAETEAIAAEALKLIEVEYEPLPVITGPQEAAAPDAPILHAQVPHHDPNEHGNCLKHYHLENGDITKGFAEADVIIERDYNTQTVEHAFIEPEAGLAVPDPTGRITVYCGGQIPFGDRAQIAASLNLPEDRIRVINCLIGGAFGGKEDVSVQIHVALAAMLTKRPVKLVLSRKESLLVHPKRHATVIKMKTGAKRDGTITAHEAEIWGDGGAYASLSSHVMLRATTHAAGAYEVKNVKVDTFAMYTNNVPSGAFRGFGVTQSAFAMESQMDQLAEALGLSPVEIRRRNVLNYGKQTLAGQVMHESCGLADALETVAAEMEKHPFVAVEGDKRRAWGVACAYKNTGFGSGAYDAAGAEVELFANGRAAVRAGAAEIGQGLVGVLAQVVSEELGVPYANVDVLVADTDHTLDCAATTASRQTYVTGNAARFASKEVRKLLAHIAAEMLGAPPDDLLFADGLIKNNGHSVELAEIVRLMRREGRLPKMSYQYVAPLCEPYHHFAFGFGAQAVLVEVDVKTGETKVLKVIAASDVGRVINPLALQGQVEGSISMGLGMALQENFVMKDGYVQTDTLNKCRIPTIDQTPEVISFFIEHETKDGPYGGKGVGELASIPTTPAIINAIYNATGVRCYNLPAEKKWLKTALQTN